In a single window of the Hippocampus zosterae strain Florida chromosome 6, ASM2543408v3, whole genome shotgun sequence genome:
- the adgra2 gene encoding adhesion G protein-coupled receptor A2, with product MSAPGLDIPVLPGRVVLMLLLLLAALGPRQSRACHGLLGCSCTEERSKAHGAQPLGRRVSCGKEELIEPPDASLLPNRTVTLILSHNKIRVLNNGSFFGLNALEKLDLKHNLISTIMPGAFQGLSELRKLDLSNNRIGCLTSDMFQGLTNLTKLNLSGNIISTLDPGVFQELPSLKLVNFNSEYLSCDCGLHWIPGFFRSSSARLGDETLCAYPRSLRGKPLRGLRESHLNCDGPLDLHTLTLLPSQRQVVFKGDRLPFHCTAALVDKVTALHWHHNGQLVTSDPEKGVQLESNVVHDCTFITSELILFNVHVEASGEWECVVTTGRGNTSRSVEIVVLENSASFCPEDKVVNNRGEFRWPRTLAGITSHQYCLQLRYPSLAVEGDVEQKKASRLCDRFGKWQEGNYTKCHYTNGITRVLHTFILRPINTSNAVTLAHQVRKYTLEAAGFTDSVDVLYVAQMMEKFMEYVRQLEELPGVLVEMGSNLMQVDDQILALAQREKRACSSIVGSLESLAWPQLHSHAQDFSMVSRNIVMEAHLIRPAHFTGITCTAYERRELSTATTGMEMTEFSHEQQLRFRCSTGSHNTSLNNFPLKNSVAVASVTLPATLFPSDAPPDCKLQFVAFRTGSFFPLTGNSSNSAGHSRRRSVNTPVIYVGLDGCSMWNHSEPVWVSLRHFTPGSDAVAAQWSPKTPNKHGSWSPEGCQLVHSDSRTSTMRCSLLSNYAVLQEVPDFPNSSPISVRVLHPLVYACTALLLLCLFTIIITHILHHSSIHISRKSWHTLLNTCFHIAMTTAIYVGGISLTSYPIVCQAVGIALHYSSLSTLLWIGVSARVIYKEAMWRMPLPPEGDSALPPTQRPMLRFYLIAGGVPLIICGITAAVNVSNYGDNSPYCWLVWRPSLGAFFVPAGLVVLVTWIYFLCTGFCLRHRTAKECTGTTPSSPETESQPALAGSVSLLSSDSVVSPINSNVASEDQYSLKTQFFILVATHFLFVVLWCCGAMAVFLTGHASLLFSSLYGMVAIALGVFLVVHHCFRRVDVQSSWLPCCQGHGGTHPASTYTHTCTTGSGVQTPEQGSQLYINCHQPGDSHNSSSARSSSTPSGISSVGPGPCKLTNLMQVTQDTPSNTSRPAAGVNTGTSTDNVSKPSNNVFPSMNASVPVHPQRRKVNSRTKQGSIQYHHRGDGRGHYRLKALRTAGGGGSLGALGPTGLEHLSSSHAVHKQATSENGSIHHSLPESHGVPLTNGKRNGQLVATSPSEGSDGGSSGSRKPYPLLPSVASRVAMNGAHRRCISRDNLKLAAAAEREAKRSSYPLNSITTTVPGAAAPNGTLKNSVRELDHDMSGTDHSQSSVGVKSSLWKSETTV from the exons AATATTGAGCCACAACAAAATCAGGGTCCTGAACAATGGCTCCTTCTTTGGACTTAATGCCCTGGAGAAGCT GGATCTCAAGCACAACTTAATCAGCACCATCATGCCTGGAGCCTTCCAAGGCCTTTCCGAGCTCCGGAAACT TGACCTATCCAACAACCGCATTGGCTGCTTGACTTCAGACATGTTCCAAGGGCTGACTAATCTCACGAAACT GAACTTATCCGGAAACATCATATCAACCTTAGATCCAGGCGTGTTTCAGGAGCTACCATCCCTCAAGCTCGT GAACTTCAACTCGGAATACTTGTCATGCGACTGCGGGCTGCACTGGATCCCGGGCTTCTTTCGCAGCAGCTCGGCTCGACTGGGGGATGAAACCCTGTGTGCTTATCCGAGAAGCCTGAGGGGAAAACCCCTACGAGGACTCCGGGAAAGCCACTTGAACTGTG ACGGCCCTCTGGACCTGCACACCCTGACACTGCTGCCCTCTCAGCGTCAGGTGGTCTTCAAAGGGGATCGGCTGCCGTTCCACTGTACCGCTGCCCTGGTGGATAAAGTCACCGCTTTGCACTGGCATCACAATGGTCAGCTGGTGACCTCTGACCCAGAGAAGGGTGTCCAGTTGGAGAGCAATGTGGTGCATGATTGCACCTTCATTACCAG TGAGCTTATTCTATTCAACGTACATGTGGAGGCCAGTGGAGAGTGGGAATGTGTGGTTACAACCGGGAGGGGAAACACATCTCGCTCTGTTGAAATAGTGGTGCTGGAGAACAGCGCCTCCTTCTGCCCAGAGGACAAAGTTGTGAACAACCGGGGCGAGTTCAG ATGGCCAAGAACACTGGCGGGCATCACCTCTCATCAGTACTGCCTGCAGCTGCGTTACCCGTCCCTGGCCGTAGAGGGGGACGTGGAGCAGAAAAAGGCCTCTCGCCTCTGTGACCGCTTTGGGAAGTGGCAGGAGGGCAACTACACAAAATGTCACTACACAAATGGCATCACCCGTGTCCTGCATACCTTCATCCTG AGGCCCATCAATACATCAAATGCTGTCACTTTGGCCCACCAAGTGCGCAAATACACCCTGGAGGCTGCGGGCTTCACTGACTCAGTGGATGTGCTCTATGTTGCGCAGATGATGGAGAAGTTTATGGAATATGTCAGACAGCTGGAAGAG TTGCCAGGGGTGTTGGTAGAAATGGGCAGTAACTTGATGCAGGTGGATGACCAGATCCTCGCTCTGGcccagagagagaagagagcctGCAGCTCCATAGTGGGATCTCTGGAGTCTCTGGCCTGGCCTCAGTTGCACAGCCATGCTCAGGACTTTTCCATG GTTTCCAGGAACATTGTTATGGAAGCCCATTTAATTCGACCAGCCCACTTCACTGGCATAACCTGCACTGCTTATGAGCGCCGTGAGCTGTCAACAGCCACGACTGGAATGGAAATGACAGAGTTCTCACATGAACAACAACTTCGGTTTCGCTGCAGCACAGGTTCCCATAACACATCTCTGAACAATTTTCCCCTCAAG AATTCAGTAGCCGTGGCCTCTGTGACGCTCCCCGCTACTTTGTTTCCTTCTGATGCTCCTCCAGACTGTAAGCTGCAGTTTGTGGCCTTCCGAACTGGAAGCTTTTTCCCTCTGACTGGGAATTCAAGCAACAGTGCGGGACATTCCCGAAGGCGCAGTGTCAACACTCCGGTCATCTATGTGGGCCTGG ACGGTTGCAGTATGTGGAACCACTCAGAGCCCGTCTGGGTGTCACTCCGTCACTTCACCCCTGGAAGTGATGCTGTGGCGGCACAGTGGAGTCCAAAGACACCGAACAAACATGGCAGCTGGAGCCCAGAGGGTTGCCAGCTGGTCCACAGCGACAGTAGAACCTCCACAATGCGCTGTTCTCTGCTTAGCAACTATGCCGTGCTGCAG GAGGTGCCAGACTTCCCCAACTCCTCACCCATCTCCGTGAGGGTGCTCCACCCTTTGGTGTATGCTTGTACTGCACTACTGCTCCTTTGCCtcttcaccatcatcatcactcACATACTACATCACAG TTCCATTCACATTTCAAGAAAAAGCTGGCACACATTGCTGAATACTTGCTTCCACATCGCCATGACAACAGCCATCTACGTAGGGGGCATTAGTTTGACCAGCTACCCAATTGTTTGtcaagca GTGGGCATCGCCCTGCACTACTCCTCACTGTCAACCCTGCTGTGGATCGGTGTTAGTGCCAGGGTCATCTACAAGGAAGCTATGTGGAGAATGCCGCTGCCGCCAGAAGGGGATTCCGCTCTTCCGCCTACTCAGCGCCCTATGCTCAG GTTCTATTTGATAGCTGGTGGAGTTCCTCTCATCATTTGTGGGATCACTGCAGCTGTCAATGTCAGCAACTATGGAGACAACAGCCCTTA CTGCTGGCTGGTGTGGCGCCCCAGCCTGGGGGCTTTCTTTGTCCCAGCAGGCCTGGTGGTGTTGGTGACCTGGATCTACTTCCTGTGCACTGGGTTCTGCCTGAGGCATCGTACAGCCAAAGAATGCACAGGAACCACACCGTCTTCCCCTGAGACCGAGAGCCAGCCTGCACTGGCAGGAAGCGTCAGCCTCCTGTCTTCAGACTCAGTTGTGAGTCCTATAAATTCCAATGTGGCTTCAGAGGACCAGTACTCTCTGAAGacacaatttttcattttggtcgccacccacttcctgtttgtggtgCTGTGGTGTTGTGGTGCCATGGCAGTGTTCCTGACTGGGCACGCTAGCTTGTTGTTTAGTTCGCTTTATGGAATGGTGGCCATAGCCCTGGGGGTGTTCTTGGTGGTGCACCACTGCTTCCGACGTGTGGATGTGCAGAGTTCGTGGCTGCCGTGCTGCCAGGGTCACGGCGGCACCCATCCCGCGTCTACCTACACGCACACTTGCACAACAGGAAGTGGCGTGCAAACCCCTGAGCAGGGATCCCAACTTTACATCAACTGCCATCAACCGGGTGACTCGCACAATTCTTCATCGGCTCGGTCATCATCCACACCGAGTGGCATCAGCAGTGTCGGACCCGGGCCCTGCAAGCTCACCAACCTAATGCAGGTGACGCAAGACACTCCGAGCAACACCTCGCGGCCTGCTGCCGGTGTCAACACTGGCACCAGTACTGACAATGTCAGCAAGCCATCAAACAATGTTTTTCCCAGCATGAACGCTTCAGTGCCAGTGCATCCTCAGAGAAGGAAAGTGAACAGCAGGACTAAACAAGGCAGTATCCAGTATCATCATCGGGGTGATGGCAGAGGTCACTACCGACTCAAAGCTTTAAGGACAGCAGGAGGCGGGGGCAGCCTTGGTGCTTTGGGTCCCACGGGCTTGGAGCACCTTAGCTCATCACATGCGGTCCATAAACAAGCCACCAGTGAGAATGGGAGCATCCATCACAGCCTCCCAGAGAGCCATGGAGTCCCCCTGACAAATGGAAAGCGCAATGGTCAGTTAGTGGCCACCAGCCCTTCGGAAGGCAGCGACGGGGGGAGCAGTGGCAGCCGCAAACCCTACCCGCTGCTCCCCTCGGTGGCCAGCCGGGTGGCCATGAACGGCGCGCACAGACGATGCATCAGCAGAGACAATTTGAAACTCGCGGCTGCTGCAGAGCGGGAGGCGAAGCGCTCTTCGTACCCGTTGAACAGCATCACCACTACTGTGCCGGGAGCTGCAGCCCCAAATGGCACCCTGAAGAACTCGGTTCGAGAACTGGACCACGACATGAGTGGCACAGATCACTCCCAAAGTTCTGTGGGAGTGAAGAGCAGTTTGTGGAAGAGTGAAACCACTGTGTAA